From Flavobacterium lipolyticum, one genomic window encodes:
- the coaE gene encoding dephospho-CoA kinase (Dephospho-CoA kinase (CoaE) performs the final step in coenzyme A biosynthesis.), translating to MAKIIGLTGGIGSGKTTIANYFAEMGVPLYIADDEAKKVMQSEKIVKQIKLAFGDSLFENDVLNRAKLAEIVFNDADKLATLNAIVHPAVKEDFELWLLKNKKYHYVIYEAAILFESGRYKDCDVIVTVTAPEEMRIERVVKRDKTTREQVLSRMKMQWDDEKRISLSNFVINNSNLKIAREEVVKILKILNIKQNQS from the coding sequence ATGGCTAAAATTATTGGCCTGACAGGCGGAATAGGAAGTGGAAAAACCACTATTGCAAACTATTTTGCAGAAATGGGGGTACCCTTGTATATCGCCGATGATGAAGCCAAAAAAGTAATGCAGTCTGAAAAGATTGTGAAACAAATTAAACTTGCTTTTGGAGACTCGCTCTTTGAAAATGATGTTTTAAACAGAGCTAAATTAGCCGAGATTGTTTTTAATGATGCTGATAAACTGGCGACATTAAATGCAATTGTACATCCGGCAGTTAAAGAAGACTTCGAGCTTTGGTTGTTGAAAAATAAAAAATACCACTATGTGATTTACGAAGCTGCAATTTTGTTTGAAAGCGGTCGTTATAAAGATTGTGATGTTATAGTAACCGTTACAGCTCCCGAAGAGATGAGAATTGAAAGAGTTGTTAAGCGTGATAAAACCACACGAGAGCAAGTTTTAAGTCGGATGAAAATGCAGTGGGATGATGAAAAACGAATTTCTTTAAGCAATTTTGTTATTAATAACAGTAATCTTAAAATTGCTAGAGAAGAAGTTGTTAAAATTCTTAAAATTTTAAATATAAAACAAAATCAGTCTTAA
- a CDS encoding glycosyltransferase, which yields MIFSLIIPVYNRPDEVDELLESLSKSDYNEAFEIVLVEDGSSIPCKDVVMNYQGKLNISYYFKENSGPGDSRNFGMQKARGDYFIIFDSDCIIPANYLTEVRKALNEGYVDCFGGPDKALDSFSDIQKAINFAMTSFLTTGGIRGGSEKINKFQPRSFNMGISKKAFIASKGFGNIHPGEDPDLSIRLWNLGFETRLFPEAYVYHKRRIDWEKFSIQVNKFGIARPILNSWYPEHNKLTFFFPTVFILGLLLAFLLLIFNIDILLQLYFVYFVVIFLTAAIQNKSIKIGYLSVIAVWKQFYGYGTGFLNSFLKVIVLKKKPQEAFPKMFFKI from the coding sequence ATGATTTTTTCTTTAATTATACCCGTGTATAATCGTCCGGATGAAGTAGATGAACTTTTAGAAAGCTTATCTAAATCCGATTATAATGAAGCCTTTGAAATTGTTCTTGTCGAAGACGGATCATCAATACCTTGTAAAGATGTCGTGATGAACTATCAAGGCAAATTGAATATATCGTATTATTTTAAAGAAAATTCAGGTCCGGGAGATTCGAGGAACTTTGGAATGCAGAAGGCCAGAGGGGATTATTTTATCATTTTTGATTCGGATTGTATTATTCCGGCAAACTACCTGACGGAAGTTCGAAAAGCGCTTAATGAGGGTTATGTGGATTGTTTTGGAGGGCCGGATAAAGCATTAGATAGTTTTTCGGATATTCAGAAAGCTATTAATTTTGCGATGACTTCATTTTTAACGACGGGAGGAATTCGTGGAGGATCTGAGAAGATCAATAAATTTCAGCCCAGAAGTTTTAACATGGGGATTTCAAAGAAAGCTTTTATAGCTTCAAAAGGTTTTGGAAACATTCACCCGGGAGAAGATCCTGATCTTTCTATTCGTTTGTGGAACCTGGGATTTGAAACCAGATTGTTCCCGGAAGCGTATGTATATCATAAGCGAAGAATTGATTGGGAAAAGTTTTCAATTCAGGTGAATAAATTTGGAATCGCAAGACCAATATTAAATAGTTGGTATCCGGAACATAATAAGCTGACATTCTTCTTTCCTACCGTTTTTATCCTGGGATTATTATTAGCCTTTTTATTGTTAATTTTTAATATTGATATCTTATTACAATTATATTTTGTATATTTCGTAGTAATTTTTCTAACAGCCGCTATTCAGAATAAAAGCATTAAAATTGGATATTTATCTGTAATTGCAGTATGGAAGCAATTTTATGGTTACGGAACTGGATTTCTGAATTCGTTTCTGAAAGTTATTGTTTTAAAGAAAAAACCCCAGGAGGCTTTTCCTAAAATGTTTTTTAAAATATAG
- the fabV gene encoding enoyl-ACP reductase FabV, translating into MIIEPRMRGFICLTAHPKGSEQNVKNQIEYIRSKGPIAGAKKVLVIGASTGFGLASRITSAFGSDAATIGVFFEKAPVEGKTASPGWYNSAAFETEAHKAGLYAKSINGDAFSNEIKRQTLDLIKADLGQVDLVIYSLASPVRQHPVTGVLHRSVLKPIGQTFTNKTVDFHTGNVSEVSIAPANEDDIANTVAVMGGEDWTMWMDALKAENLLAEGATTVAYSYIGPSLTEAVYRKGTIGRAKDDLEATAFSITDNLKSIGGKAYVSVNKALVTQASSAIPVIPLYISLLYKIMKEEGIHEGCIEQIQRLFQDRLYNGGEVPVDEKGRIRIDDWEMREDVQAKVAKLWLEATTETLPQIGDLAGYRNDFLNLFGFEFAGVDYAAEANEVVEIESIK; encoded by the coding sequence ATGATTATAGAGCCTAGAATGAGAGGATTTATTTGCTTGACTGCCCACCCAAAAGGTAGCGAGCAAAATGTTAAAAATCAAATAGAATATATCAGATCAAAAGGACCAATTGCTGGTGCAAAAAAAGTCTTAGTTATTGGTGCTTCAACAGGTTTCGGATTAGCTTCAAGAATAACAAGTGCTTTTGGATCTGATGCTGCAACAATTGGAGTATTTTTTGAAAAAGCACCGGTTGAAGGAAAAACGGCTTCACCAGGATGGTATAATTCTGCTGCATTTGAAACAGAAGCTCACAAAGCAGGTTTATATGCTAAAAGTATCAACGGAGATGCTTTTTCAAACGAAATAAAAAGACAAACTTTAGATTTAATCAAAGCCGACTTAGGTCAGGTTGATTTGGTAATCTACAGTTTAGCTTCTCCGGTGCGTCAGCATCCGGTTACAGGAGTTTTACACCGTTCGGTTTTAAAACCAATCGGACAAACTTTTACCAATAAAACAGTTGATTTTCACACTGGAAACGTTTCGGAAGTTTCTATTGCTCCGGCAAATGAGGATGATATTGCGAATACAGTTGCTGTAATGGGAGGTGAAGACTGGACGATGTGGATGGATGCTTTAAAAGCAGAGAATTTATTGGCTGAAGGTGCTACAACAGTAGCTTATTCTTATATTGGACCATCATTAACAGAAGCAGTTTACCGTAAAGGTACAATTGGTCGCGCTAAAGATGATTTAGAAGCAACAGCATTCTCTATTACAGATAATCTGAAATCTATCGGAGGAAAAGCCTACGTTTCGGTAAACAAAGCTTTGGTAACACAGGCAAGTTCTGCAATTCCGGTTATTCCATTGTATATTTCTCTTTTATATAAAATTATGAAAGAAGAAGGAATACACGAAGGTTGTATCGAGCAAATCCAACGTTTGTTTCAGGATAGATTGTATAACGGAGGAGAAGTTCCTGTAGATGAAAAAGGAAGAATCAGAATCGACGATTGGGAAATGCGCGAGGATGTGCAGGCTAAAGTGGCGAAACTTTGGTTAGAGGCTACAACCGAAACATTACCTCAAATAGGAGATTTAGCCGGATATAGAAATGACTTCCTGAATCTATTTGGATTTGAATTTGCTGGTGTAGACTATGCTGCCGAAGCGAATGAAGTTGTAGAAATTGAAAGTATCAAATAA
- the recN gene encoding DNA repair protein RecN, translating to MITSLSIKNYALIEKLTIDFSKGFSIITGETGAGKSIILGAIGLVLGKRADLTSLKNKEEKCVIEAQFEISKYNLKDFFIANDLDYEEETIIRREILPSGKSRAFINDSPVNLQELQDLSLFLVDIHSQQQTQELSDEGVQFKIIDAIANNGEVIQSYQDVLKGYKSDKSKLNALLKKQSDSGKEQEYNTYLLNELVTAKLKSGEQEELEADFEKLNNVEIIKEAMDKSLAIANEEQFGVFHSLNEIKTALQKIALFSPEYQNVFERISSLAIEFDDVSKELQNASEKLLNDPAQLELVSQKLQLIYNLQKKHQVTSVDELLGIQATLENSLVELDNIGGEITALSESIAQKVTELDAFAAAIHQNRINAIPVLSQKLVTILETLGMPNVRFNMELLSSEAYFQNGKDELQFLFSANKGTDFGLLKKVASGGEMSRIMLAVKAILAQYSKLPTLIFDEIDTGVSGEIAIRMGEIMKEMSGTMQIFAITHLPQIAAKGDSHFKVSKSTVDEDTQSELKLLSQEERVTEIAQMLSGAKISDSALNHAKELLN from the coding sequence ATGATAACGTCCTTGTCGATTAAAAACTATGCACTTATTGAAAAATTAACTATTGATTTCTCAAAAGGTTTTTCTATTATTACTGGTGAGACAGGTGCGGGTAAATCTATTATATTGGGAGCGATAGGATTGGTTTTAGGAAAAAGAGCCGATTTAACTTCACTAAAAAATAAAGAAGAAAAATGTGTGATCGAAGCACAGTTTGAAATTTCTAAATACAACCTGAAAGATTTTTTTATAGCAAATGATCTCGATTATGAAGAGGAGACTATTATTAGAAGAGAAATTTTGCCTTCAGGAAAATCGCGTGCTTTTATTAATGATAGTCCGGTAAATTTGCAGGAATTACAGGATTTAAGCTTGTTTTTGGTTGATATTCATTCACAACAGCAGACTCAGGAGTTATCTGATGAAGGAGTTCAATTTAAAATTATTGATGCTATTGCTAATAATGGAGAAGTGATTCAATCGTATCAGGATGTTTTGAAAGGATATAAATCAGATAAGTCCAAACTAAATGCTTTGCTGAAAAAACAAAGTGATTCAGGAAAAGAGCAGGAATACAATACCTATTTGTTAAATGAATTGGTTACTGCAAAATTAAAATCAGGAGAGCAGGAAGAATTGGAGGCTGATTTTGAAAAACTGAACAATGTTGAAATTATTAAAGAAGCTATGGATAAATCATTGGCAATTGCCAATGAAGAGCAATTTGGTGTTTTTCACAGCCTGAATGAAATAAAAACAGCCTTACAAAAAATAGCACTTTTTTCTCCGGAGTACCAAAATGTTTTTGAAAGGATTAGCAGTTTGGCCATTGAATTTGATGATGTTTCAAAAGAATTGCAAAATGCTTCTGAAAAACTTTTGAATGATCCTGCACAATTAGAATTGGTGAGCCAAAAACTCCAGTTGATTTATAATTTGCAAAAAAAGCATCAGGTAACTTCTGTTGATGAATTGCTTGGAATACAGGCGACATTAGAAAATTCCCTGGTGGAATTGGATAATATTGGAGGAGAAATTACCGCTTTGTCAGAATCAATAGCGCAAAAAGTTACAGAATTAGACGCTTTTGCGGCAGCTATTCATCAGAATAGAATCAATGCAATTCCGGTTTTGTCACAAAAGTTAGTTACAATATTAGAAACATTGGGAATGCCAAATGTGCGTTTCAATATGGAGCTTTTGTCTTCTGAAGCTTATTTCCAAAACGGAAAAGATGAGTTGCAGTTTTTATTCTCAGCAAATAAAGGAACTGATTTCGGCTTGCTGAAAAAAGTAGCTTCAGGAGGAGAAATGTCACGTATTATGCTGGCAGTTAAAGCGATTTTAGCACAATATTCAAAACTTCCAACCTTGATTTTTGATGAGATTGATACCGGAGTTTCAGGAGAAATTGCCATTAGAATGGGAGAAATTATGAAAGAAATGAGTGGTACAATGCAAATTTTTGCCATCACCCATTTGCCTCAAATTGCAGCCAAAGGAGATTCACACTTTAAAGTCTCTAAATCAACGGTTGATGAGGATACACAATCAGAACTTAAGCTATTGTCTCAGGAAGAAAGAGTTACCGAAATTGCGCAGATGTTATCGGGTGCAAAAATCTCTGATTCGGCATTAAATCATGCAAAAGAATTATTAAATTAA
- a CDS encoding DUF4835 family protein has translation MNKLVTFLAFLIFGFTQAQQLNCTVTINTERLPNPNQQVFKTLQTSLSEFVNKTDWTGTVLKQNERINCSMYITLSSNSSDQFSGTIQVQSSRLIYNSTYSSPILNYNDKDFNFRYIEYEPLLFNPTTFESNLVSVVSFYSYLILAMDADSFQMGAGSQYLETAQNIASVAQQGGSKGWSQSDGVQNRYYLITDMISPMYSDLRQTMFMYHNGLDGMSQDLKASKEKIKSALMLTGKLNSVKPNAFLTRVFFDAKSDEIVSIFSGGPSIPITDLTDVLNKVSPLNTTKWSQIKF, from the coding sequence ATGAATAAACTAGTTACTTTTTTAGCATTTTTAATCTTTGGCTTCACACAAGCACAGCAGCTAAATTGCACTGTAACTATTAATACAGAAAGATTACCCAATCCCAATCAGCAAGTGTTTAAAACACTTCAGACTTCGTTGTCAGAGTTTGTAAATAAAACAGATTGGACGGGAACAGTCTTAAAACAAAATGAGCGAATCAATTGCTCGATGTACATAACACTATCGTCAAACAGTTCCGATCAGTTTTCGGGCACTATTCAGGTGCAGTCCTCACGATTGATTTATAATTCTACTTATTCTTCACCAATATTAAATTACAACGACAAAGATTTTAACTTCAGGTATATTGAATACGAGCCTTTGTTGTTTAATCCGACCACGTTTGAGTCTAATTTAGTATCTGTAGTTTCTTTTTACAGTTATTTAATTTTAGCGATGGACGCAGATAGCTTTCAAATGGGAGCAGGAAGTCAATATCTTGAAACCGCTCAGAATATTGCAAGTGTAGCACAACAAGGAGGATCAAAAGGCTGGAGCCAGTCAGACGGAGTTCAAAACCGTTATTATTTGATTACCGATATGATTTCGCCAATGTACAGCGATTTACGTCAAACCATGTTCATGTATCATAACGGCTTAGACGGCATGAGTCAGGATTTGAAAGCATCCAAAGAAAAAATCAAATCAGCCTTGATGCTTACCGGAAAATTGAATTCGGTAAAACCCAACGCCTTTTTGACCAGAGTGTTTTTTGATGCCAAATCAGACGAAATTGTCTCCATATTTTCTGGAGGACCAAGTATTCCGATTACAGATCTGACCGATGTGCTGAATAAAGTATCTCCGTTGAATACCACCAAATGGTCGCAGATTAAATTTTAG
- the coaBC gene encoding bifunctional phosphopantothenoylcysteine decarboxylase/phosphopantothenate--cysteine ligase CoaBC: MSVLNGKKILLGVSGGIAAYKTASLVRLFIKAGAHVQVIMTPASKDFVTPLTLSTLSKNPVHSSFFNQDDEDAVWNNHVDLALWADLMLIAPATSNTLSKMTTGNSDNLLVATYLSAKCPVYFAPAMDLDMYKHPSVLSSFTALKSFGNIMIPAESGELASGLSGEGRMAEPENIIAFLEADLESKLPLKGKKILITAGPTYEAIDPVRFIGNHSSGKMGFDLANEAANLGAQVILVAGPTHYKAKNGLVEVINVVSAQDMYDACHEYFNDVDVAIAAAAVADYRPKVVALQKIKKAADEFSIELEKTKDILASLGAIKKNQFLIGFALETENEIENAKLKIQKKNLDLIVLNSLQDEGAGFKKETNKVTFIDQDFKIEPMELKSKESVAVDILNKVVLYFAKS; this comes from the coding sequence ATGTCAGTTTTAAACGGGAAGAAAATTTTACTAGGGGTTTCTGGTGGAATTGCAGCCTATAAAACAGCCTCATTAGTACGACTCTTTATAAAAGCAGGTGCACATGTCCAAGTGATAATGACACCTGCTTCTAAGGATTTTGTAACTCCACTTACCTTATCTACACTATCAAAAAATCCGGTACATTCCAGTTTCTTTAATCAGGATGATGAAGATGCTGTCTGGAACAATCACGTGGATCTGGCTCTTTGGGCCGATTTGATGCTGATTGCGCCTGCAACATCCAATACCTTGTCTAAGATGACAACAGGGAATAGTGATAATCTTTTAGTAGCTACTTATTTATCAGCCAAATGCCCGGTTTATTTTGCGCCGGCAATGGATTTGGATATGTACAAACACCCTTCAGTTTTGTCTAGTTTTACGGCCTTAAAAAGTTTTGGAAACATTATGATTCCGGCTGAAAGCGGTGAGTTAGCCAGCGGTCTGTCCGGAGAAGGAAGAATGGCTGAACCTGAAAATATTATTGCCTTTCTGGAAGCCGATTTAGAAAGTAAATTGCCTTTAAAAGGAAAAAAAATACTAATTACTGCCGGTCCAACATACGAAGCAATCGATCCTGTGCGTTTTATAGGAAATCATTCTTCGGGAAAAATGGGTTTTGATCTAGCAAATGAAGCAGCAAACTTAGGTGCTCAGGTTATTTTGGTTGCAGGACCAACACATTATAAAGCTAAAAATGGTTTGGTGGAAGTGATCAATGTAGTTTCGGCACAAGACATGTATGATGCCTGTCATGAGTACTTTAATGATGTTGATGTGGCAATCGCTGCGGCCGCAGTAGCCGATTACAGACCAAAAGTAGTCGCTTTACAAAAGATTAAGAAAGCGGCAGATGAATTTTCGATTGAACTTGAAAAAACAAAAGATATTCTGGCTTCATTAGGAGCGATAAAGAAAAATCAGTTTTTAATTGGATTTGCATTGGAAACTGAGAATGAAATTGAAAATGCGAAGCTGAAAATTCAGAAAAAAAACTTAGATTTGATTGTTCTAAATTCCTTACAGGATGAAGGAGCCGGTTTTAAAAAAGAAACCAATAAAGTAACCTTTATTGATCAGGATTTTAAAATCGAACCGATGGAATTGAAATCAAAAGAATCTGTTGCTGTTGATATTTTAAATAAAGTGGTTTTGTATTTTGCGAAATCATAA
- a CDS encoding DNA-directed RNA polymerase subunit omega, which yields MDLKKTNAPVNTITYNKTVIEEPTGNVYEAITIMAKRANQINSEIKKELTEKLEEFATYNDSLEEVFENKEQIEVSKFYEKLPKPHALAVQEWLDGKTYHRGSNK from the coding sequence ATGGATTTAAAAAAGACGAATGCTCCTGTAAATACAATAACTTACAATAAAACAGTTATTGAAGAGCCAACAGGAAATGTGTATGAAGCAATTACCATTATGGCTAAAAGAGCAAATCAAATTAACTCTGAAATTAAAAAAGAATTGACAGAGAAATTAGAAGAGTTTGCTACTTATAATGACAGTCTTGAAGAAGTTTTTGAAAATAAAGAACAAATCGAAGTTTCTAAATTTTACGAAAAATTACCAAAACCTCACGCTTTAGCAGTTCAGGAGTGGTTAGACGGTAAAACATACCACAGAGGTTCAAACAAATAA